The following DNA comes from Hordeum vulgare subsp. vulgare chromosome 3H, MorexV3_pseudomolecules_assembly, whole genome shotgun sequence.
aagaaatcTCAGCTTCGGGAGCCGGGGGCCGGCGTCGAGCGGGGTGGGGACGACGTCGGGGGCCGGCGTTGAACGGGGCGGGGacggcgtcgggggcggcgtcgagcggggcggggacggggtCGGGGGCCGGCGTCGAGCGGGGCTGGGACGCGGGTGGGGGCCGACATCGAGCGGGGCGGGGACGCGGGCGGGCGGCCGAGGCGGGGCGGgccgggcggccggggcggggcgcggaggggcggcggggcggcgtgtGGGCGGCGTCGGTGCtaaggggcggcggggcggcttcGATGCGGAGgggcggggcgcggaggggcggcgggcgggcggcgggcgtcggggcgcggaggggcgacgggctggtggtggcggcggcaggatcGGGGGAGGGCGCGGCGCGGGgatgaaacttccctcccgcgcGAGGGTGGAagaggagtgcgggttggggggagTTTTTCGTCCCAACCCTCACTTTTACAGGTTGGAAAAatgtttgagggttggacctctaattttttttacgggtttgagGGGTTAGGGGTTCTAGTCTACGGTTTTTTAAACAAAAACTGTAAAAAAAAACAGTTATTTTTTAGGGTTTAAGAGTTTAAGggctctactagacttgctcttagCCTGCCCCACCCCCACCGGTGGATAACCAAAAATACAAGCCAGGAAGCCGCCCACTAAACTAATTAATTTATCATTCACTGGTCATGATCAGTTTTGTTATCTTGAAATATAGCCATGCCACTGGAGTACAGCTATACGGGCACAAATGCTGGTCAGGACAAAAAGAGGCCAGACCAGGGACAGTTCCAGCCGctgcttttctttctctttctcttgcAGCAAAATGCAGCATGCCCACGTTCAAACGGGGATTAGCTAATTAATTCATATACACGCGAACCTCTGCCGCGAAAAGGAACGGCTCTCCGGGCCTCCGTCGCATGAAAAATGTCCGTCGCCTGTCCTCCACAGGTTCGGGGCCGGTCAAAACGGTGCGCAATATAGAGTGTGATTCCACGAACCCGGCATCAATTTTGAGCACCGAAAAAACATGGTGCTGCAGCCATAAAGAATTCGTGATACGACGACGGAGAGGGAGAGCCATCGAACGCACGTAAGATCGGCGGGCCACTTTACGAATCCATGCTAGTGGGCGGGAGAGATGCATTGCTAGAACGGAAAAAAGGATGGACGAAAGCCAGCCTGAAATGCCAGCGCCGCACGTACAGCCTCCATCCACTATATAAAAGAGCCGGCCGGCCGATGCAGACGAAGCACCACCACCGCAGCAGCAAGCCAGCAACGAGCGATCAGCCCTCGCCGTTCCCTCTCGACCGGCCGTGCTTGCCTCCGGTGCTGCGCCCTGCTTGGTCGAGTCGAGGAGCTCCCTGCAGAGAAAGGTAACTGATTTAACTCGAAGCGCACGCACCAGGGTCGAGCGAGCTAGAGAGTTCGTTGCTCACGCTGCTGCGATCTTAGTCATATCTAGCTATCGTTGGTGCATCGTGCTAGAGCACTGTGGAGAGGTACGTAGGTAGGAGTACCATTGACTGGCTCAAAAAGCTTAGGGTGGTGGACCTAAGCATGATCGTTGGTCAGCTGTAAGCAATTGGCATGTGTCTGCTCTGTTGACTGTTGTGCCAATGAGGTAGGGCAAAAGGTGATGGTTGGCTCCTTCTCGGAAGACTACGTACCCGTCATGGCCACCACCACCATGCGTCCATGCCATAGCAAATGAGATTATATCACATGCGTCAACTTAGTTTCCAAAGATGATTTGGATTTCCAGCCCGAGCACTAGCGGCAGCTTCCCGCGTCCACCGCGCAGCGGCGGCCCCAGGCCGAGTCCGGCCGGCCGGCACCCACTTTGCTCAGTGCGCAGGCTCGTCCTATAAATTGCACCCGTAGCCTCGGTGCCCAGAGCCAGACCAGGTACCCACCACCACCTCGCGCTCGCTCGGCAGCAGATATTTACTCAGTCTCTGGTGCACTGCACAAGATCGCACCTCTAGCGTGCACCTCTAGCGTGCAGAGTGCACTACACTTACTGTGGTCTCGCCTCCTGTTAACTAGTTCTTGTTGGCAGCAATTAAGCTTAGAGAGAGGTCGATCGGGATGGCGGACAAGGTCGTGGCCACCTATTACTACCCGCCgatggaggtggccgccgccgagCTCGGCCAGACCGCCGGCTCCAAGCTCGACGACGACGGCCGCAACAAGCGCACCGGTACGTAAAACCCCTTTCTCGTCTCATCCCACGGTGTACGTACGTACATACCTACCCTACTTAATTGTTGGTCTCTCTGACGTGAGTACGTGTTGATGTGTGCAGGCACGATGTGGACGGCGAGCTCGCACATCATCACGGCGGTGATCGGGTCCGGGGTGCTGTCGCTGGGCTGGGCCATCGCGCAGCTCGGCTGGGTGGCCGGCCCCGCCGTCATGCTGCTCTTCTCGCTCGTCACCTACTTCACTTCGTCTCTGCTCGCCGACTGCTACCGCTCCGGCGACCAGAGCACCGGCAAGCGTAACTACACCTACATGGACGCCGTCAACGCCAACTTGAGTGGCATCAAGGTGCAGATCTGCGGGGTGCTGCAGTACGCAAACATCGTCGGGGTGGCAATCGGCTACACCATCGCCGCCTCCATCAGCATGCTCGCCATCAAGAGGGCCAACTGCTTCCACGGCAACGGTCACGCCGACCCCTGCAAGGTCTCCAGCGTGCCCTACATGATCATCTTCGGCGTGGCCCAGGTCTTCTTCTCCCAGATACCCGACTTCGATCAGATCTCCTGGCTCTCCATGCTCGCCGCCGCCATGTCCTTCACCTACTCCTCCATCGGCCTCGGCCTCGGCATCGTCCAAGTCATAGGTAGGTGATTATGCACACTCATCGATCGACGAATGGCATTGACTAAGCAGTATGTTAACCAATGATGTCTGCATGCATGCAGCAAACGGAGGAATGAAGGGCAGCCTGACCGGCATCAGCATCGGCACAGTGACGCCCATGCAGAAGGTGTGGCGCAGCCTGCAGGCGTTCGGGGACATCGCATTCGCCTACTCCTACTCACTCATCCTCATCGAGATCCAGGACACCATCCGGGCGCCACCGCCGTCGGAGTCCACAGTCATGAAGCGCGCCACCATGGTCAGCGTGGCGGTGACTACGGTCTTCTACATGCTCTGCGGCTGCATGGGCTACGCGGCCTTCGGAGACGCCGCCCCCGGGAACCTCCTGACGGGGTTCGGCTTCTACGAGCCCTTCTGGCTCCTGGACGTGGCCAACGCCGCCATCGTCGTCCACCTCGTCGGCGCCTACCAGGTGTACTGCCAGCCCCTGTTCGCCTTCGTGGAGAAGTGGGCGGCGAAGAGGTGGCCGGAGTCGACGTTCGTCACCGGCGAGGTCGAGGTCCCGCTCTTCCGGACGTACAAGGTGAACATGTTCCGGGCGACGTGGCGGACGGCGTTCGTGGTAGCGACGACGGTGGTGTCCATGATGCTGCCCTTCTTCAACGACGTGGTGGGGTTCCTGGGCGCGCTGGGGTTCTGGCCGCTCACCGTATACTTCCCGGTGGAGATGTACGTGGTGCAGAAGAAGGTGCCCAAGTGGAGCACGCGGTGGGTGTGCCTCCAGATGCTCAGCGTCGGATGCCTCGCCATCTCCCTTGCCGCCGCCGCAGGGTCCATCGCCGGCATCAAATCCGACCTCAAGGTGTACCACCCATTCAAGACATAATTGACGGTTGATGATCGTGCACGCACAAACAATACCTCAAGGTGTAGGATTGAAGAAAAGGAAGTTATTGGCATTCAAACAAATCAAAGAAGTGAACATAAAATTGCGCACCATTTCCTCTCTTCTATTCTTGTCTTAGGTCTTTGTTCCTCACTTGGGACGATCAACGATGGATGGAGTGGTGGTGTGTAATGAGTGAATGGAATGGCTTGTGAAAGCTATGGATGGATGCAGCCACGAACTGGAGTTAAAATGCACACAACCACGAATTTCGTGTCACGACTTACGAAAAACATTACTTCccctagtagaaaaagggtctttcggccgaggaccgaaagaccattagtcccggttcaaatcaaaaccgggaccaatgccagacattggtcccggtttggtttgccggggcattggttccggttcgtgatgtgcttttgaatgatgcattttgaacacacaaaaagtatggagttcaaataagttaaaaaaatgaaatccctttgtaacatatgagttctcgttcgaaatcctcatacttcgaaagatattgtccgttttgtacacgaagtggatccagtttttatcgtaaccctctcacctttttatcacatgTTATTTGGGTGAAAtaataataccatgccaactttcaacattttcacagttcatttgtagtgtttttcaatttcagagtcaactagctcaaaaaaaagtaaatgcacgaaaaataccaaatgaagtcagaaattgttgaaaatttatgatgtgtctttgaatggtgcattttgaacacacaaaaagtatgaaattcaaataagttcaaaaaaatgaaatccctttgtaacagatgagttctcgttcgaaaccctcatacttcgagagagattgtccgttttgaacacgaagtgcatccagtttttatcgtaaccctctcaCCTGTTTAGCACATACTattttggtgaaatgatgataccatgccaactttcaacattttcagagttcgtttgtagtgtttttcaattttagggtcaactagctcaaaaaaattaagtaaatgcacaaaaaataccaaataaagtcagaaattgttgaaaatttgtgatgtgtctttgaatggtgcattttgaacacacaaaaagtatggagtttaaataaattcaaaaaaatgaaatccctttgtaacacatgagttctcgttcgaaactctcatacttcgagggagattgtccgttttgtacacgaattgcatcaagtttttatcgtaaccctctcaCCTTTAtagcacatgctatttgggtgaaatgataataccatccaactttcaacattttcatagttcatttgtagtgtttttcaacttcagggtcaactagctcaagaaaaaAGGTAAATGAACGAAAAATacaaaataaagtcagaaattgttgaaattttttgatgtatctttgaatggtgcattttgaacacacaaaaagtatggagttcaaataagttcaaaaaaatgaaatccctttgtaacacatgagttctcgttatAAACCCTCATACCtctagagagattatccgttttgtacatgaagtgcatccattttttgtcgtaaccctctcaactttttatcacatgctatgtgggtgaaatgatgataccaatgccaactttcaacattttcagaggtcatttgtagtgcttttcaatttcagggtcaactagctgaaaaaattaagtaagtgcacgaaaaataccaaatgaagtcagaaattgttgaaaatttgtgatatgcctttgaatggtgtattttgaacacataaaaagtatggagttcaaataagttttaaaaaatg
Coding sequences within:
- the LOC123445122 gene encoding amino acid permease 3-like, which codes for MADKVVATYYYPPMEVAAAELGQTAGSKLDDDGRNKRTGTMWTASSHIITAVIGSGVLSLGWAIAQLGWVAGPAVMLLFSLVTYFTSSLLADCYRSGDQSTGKRNYTYMDAVNANLSGIKVQICGVLQYANIVGVAIGYTIAASISMLAIKRANCFHGNGHADPCKVSSVPYMIIFGVAQVFFSQIPDFDQISWLSMLAAAMSFTYSSIGLGLGIVQVIANGGMKGSLTGISIGTVTPMQKVWRSLQAFGDIAFAYSYSLILIEIQDTIRAPPPSESTVMKRATMVSVAVTTVFYMLCGCMGYAAFGDAAPGNLLTGFGFYEPFWLLDVANAAIVVHLVGAYQVYCQPLFAFVEKWAAKRWPESTFVTGEVEVPLFRTYKVNMFRATWRTAFVVATTVVSMMLPFFNDVVGFLGALGFWPLTVYFPVEMYVVQKKVPKWSTRWVCLQMLSVGCLAISLAAAAGSIAGIKSDLKVYHPFKT